One Solibacillus sp. R5-41 DNA segment encodes these proteins:
- a CDS encoding acetaldehyde dehydrogenase (acetylating) — MEKIKVGIIGSGNIGTDLMMKIQRSPYLEMSVLIGIDPQSEGLKLAKDAGVVTISNGIEGFLEKPELAKILFDATSAKAHQHHVDAVKGLNIRIVDLTPAAIGPFVAPTVNLTEHLEKDVVNMITCGGQATIPIVHAIHSVQPVNYAEIIATIASKSAGPGTRANIDEFTQTTARAIEQVGGAKKGKAIIILNPAEPQLLMRDTVMCLLNEDGDAEAISAAVIDMVSKVNDFVPGYRLKIDPLIEGKKVTVFLEVEGLGDYLPIYAGNLDIMTASALKVAEEIAKSMLERAEVQ; from the coding sequence ATGGAAAAAATTAAAGTGGGCATTATCGGTTCAGGGAACATTGGAACAGATTTAATGATGAAAATCCAACGATCACCGTATTTAGAAATGTCAGTTTTAATTGGAATTGACCCGCAATCTGAAGGGTTGAAACTTGCAAAGGATGCAGGAGTTGTAACCATTTCAAATGGAATTGAAGGTTTTCTTGAGAAGCCAGAACTCGCAAAAATTTTGTTTGATGCAACATCAGCAAAAGCGCATCAACACCATGTAGACGCTGTTAAAGGATTGAATATCCGTATTGTGGATCTAACCCCAGCGGCAATAGGTCCATTCGTTGCGCCGACGGTTAATTTAACGGAACATCTCGAAAAAGATGTCGTAAATATGATTACTTGTGGTGGACAAGCAACTATTCCAATCGTCCATGCGATTCATTCGGTTCAGCCAGTAAATTATGCAGAAATCATTGCCACAATTGCATCCAAAAGTGCTGGCCCTGGGACGCGCGCCAATATTGATGAATTTACACAAACAACAGCGCGTGCGATTGAGCAAGTAGGTGGTGCAAAAAAAGGGAAGGCGATTATTATTTTGAATCCAGCCGAGCCGCAACTACTGATGCGCGATACAGTGATGTGTTTATTAAATGAGGATGGGGATGCAGAAGCCATTTCAGCCGCTGTCATAGACATGGTGAGCAAGGTGAATGACTTTGTACCAGGCTACCGTTTGAAAATTGACCCGCTCATTGAAGGCAAAAAAGTAACGGTTTTCCTTGAAGTAGAAGGGCTTGGCGATTATTTACCAATTTACGCAGGAAATTTAGACATCATGACCGCCTCTGCATTAAAAGTAGCTGAAGAGATTGCGAAGTCGATGTTGGAAAGGGCTGAAGTTCAATGA